From Methanocella paludicola SANAE, a single genomic window includes:
- a CDS encoding phage tail sheath subtilisin-like domain-containing protein, translating to MTRILPGVEIQVIKEIVPQQLNPSGVVALIGTTEKGEALVPTPVSSYAEFADKFGSSESFTVTKDAKQAFQNGVFQVVVVPISGQNGTKGTLVLKDRKGRDTVLLTAKSSGEEGNKIMVKVEGDADSIRVSVSDGASLEIYEDVTMNSSSQNYLVDIINQRSAMVTAEDQHSSAKFPHNNPAAVEGQLSGGVTGVISKADYEAALDKLEGEPDVDIVAACEVSDPEIHALIEAHCLKMSIDAKNRIGLGSVAKGESIKDICNRTTVMASDRFVIVAPYGCLGAVAGLMSRLNYYESPTFKPVSGLAKLEKKYTPSEQMEMLKAGVLPLEAQKGRGIVVVKGISTSKEQISVTRIADHAVRGVKSVSDLFIGTLNSPTGRAALKGKIIEFFMRMESEGAIVPSTDGKEPPFLVDVYSSELDFAQGIVRVNIAVRPVRAMDYIYATIKVEA from the coding sequence ATGACAAGAATATTGCCGGGAGTCGAAATTCAGGTAATCAAGGAGATCGTGCCCCAGCAGCTGAACCCTTCAGGCGTCGTGGCCCTCATAGGGACGACGGAGAAGGGCGAGGCGCTGGTGCCCACACCTGTGAGCAGCTACGCGGAGTTCGCGGACAAGTTCGGGTCGAGCGAGAGCTTCACCGTCACGAAGGACGCCAAGCAGGCCTTCCAGAACGGCGTGTTCCAGGTAGTCGTTGTGCCCATCAGCGGCCAGAACGGCACGAAGGGCACGCTCGTGTTGAAGGATAGAAAGGGGCGGGACACAGTGCTCCTGACCGCGAAGTCGTCGGGCGAGGAGGGCAACAAGATCATGGTGAAGGTCGAGGGCGACGCCGACTCGATACGGGTATCCGTGTCGGACGGGGCGAGCCTGGAGATCTACGAGGACGTGACCATGAACTCGTCGAGCCAGAACTATCTCGTGGACATCATCAACCAGAGGTCCGCCATGGTAACGGCCGAGGACCAGCATTCGAGCGCCAAGTTCCCGCACAACAACCCCGCGGCCGTCGAAGGCCAGCTTTCGGGCGGGGTCACGGGCGTCATTTCTAAGGCCGACTACGAGGCCGCCCTGGACAAGCTCGAGGGCGAGCCGGACGTGGACATCGTGGCCGCCTGCGAGGTCAGCGATCCGGAGATCCACGCGCTGATCGAGGCCCACTGCCTGAAGATGAGCATCGACGCCAAGAACCGCATAGGCCTTGGCTCGGTCGCGAAGGGCGAGAGCATCAAGGACATCTGCAACCGCACGACGGTCATGGCGAGCGACAGGTTCGTCATCGTGGCGCCATACGGCTGCCTGGGAGCGGTGGCCGGCCTGATGAGCAGGCTGAACTATTACGAGTCGCCGACGTTCAAGCCGGTAAGCGGCCTGGCAAAGCTGGAGAAGAAGTACACGCCCTCGGAGCAGATGGAGATGCTCAAGGCGGGCGTGCTGCCCCTGGAAGCCCAGAAAGGCCGGGGCATCGTGGTCGTCAAGGGCATATCCACGAGCAAGGAGCAGATCAGCGTCACCCGCATCGCGGACCACGCGGTGAGGGGCGTAAAGAGCGTGTCCGACCTGTTCATCGGTACGCTCAACAGCCCGACGGGCAGGGCCGCGCTGAAGGGCAAGATCATCGAGTTCTTCATGAGGATGGAGTCCGAGGGCGCCATCGTCCCGAGTACGGACGGAAAGGAGCCGCCATTCCTGGTGGACGTCTACAGCTCCGAGCTGGACTTCGCCCAGGGCATCGTGCGCGTGAACATCGCGGTGAGGCCGGTCCGGGCGATGGACTATATCTACGCGACCATCAAGGTCGAGGCGTGA
- a CDS encoding Ig-like domain-containing protein, which produces MDVEISETKTAGKKLVLTSSGLGLYVKSLLGVGAYYSVNNVTISESRNFVEHTMPGRKGSVFQDMGRPAIKVTIEGNIAEDGIYYGLSGKGKNTIMLEELHKLCDAGNPVDFLCDMPALFGVSRVIIQELEATEVKGRKHNYNYKLTLKEWSEPAMGSDALRNKYVESMKKDAKIQLLKKGVVAGAAAGVVVTYMAVTTVKTNRLVIKLDIDKRVVTAEEAVDIKASVNDSKGDPVADADVTIKQDTKELFSGKTNAEGIVSATFQSPDAGNYTVTATAVKSDYGDGEASATVTVDTRIKARLSTDKATIKTTGKANIKVTAADCNGKAIEGATIELACTGATLEPASGSADSQGAFTASFSSTTAGSYEVKATVKKSPYADGNANVTIKVIT; this is translated from the coding sequence ATGGACGTAGAGATAAGTGAGACTAAGACGGCGGGAAAAAAGCTCGTGCTTACATCTTCAGGCCTTGGGCTATACGTAAAGAGCCTGCTCGGCGTCGGCGCGTACTATAGCGTGAACAACGTGACGATCTCCGAGAGCAGGAACTTCGTCGAGCACACCATGCCCGGCAGGAAGGGCAGCGTGTTCCAGGACATGGGACGCCCTGCGATCAAGGTCACCATCGAGGGTAACATCGCCGAGGACGGCATCTACTATGGCCTGTCGGGCAAAGGTAAAAACACGATCATGCTGGAGGAGCTGCACAAGCTCTGCGACGCGGGCAATCCGGTAGACTTCCTGTGCGATATGCCCGCGCTGTTCGGGGTTTCCCGCGTCATCATCCAGGAGCTCGAGGCCACCGAGGTAAAGGGAAGAAAACACAATTACAATTATAAGCTTACGCTGAAGGAGTGGAGCGAGCCTGCCATGGGCTCGGACGCTCTCCGGAACAAGTACGTGGAGAGCATGAAGAAGGACGCCAAGATACAGCTACTGAAAAAGGGCGTCGTCGCCGGCGCCGCGGCCGGTGTCGTCGTGACCTATATGGCCGTCACGACCGTAAAAACGAATAGGCTCGTTATTAAGCTCGATATCGATAAGCGCGTGGTCACGGCCGAGGAGGCCGTGGATATCAAGGCATCGGTAAACGACTCTAAGGGCGACCCCGTCGCCGACGCGGACGTTACGATCAAGCAGGATACCAAGGAACTGTTCTCGGGGAAGACCAATGCGGAAGGCATTGTTTCCGCCACGTTCCAGAGCCCCGATGCCGGCAATTATACGGTCACCGCGACAGCCGTGAAAAGCGACTATGGAGATGGCGAGGCTAGCGCTACCGTCACCGTGGATACCAGGATAAAGGCCAGGCTTTCGACCGATAAGGCCACGATCAAGACCACGGGTAAGGCTAACATCAAAGTGACCGCGGCGGACTGTAACGGCAAGGCCATCGAGGGCGCGACCATCGAACTGGCATGCACGGGCGCCACGCTCGAGCCGGCCAGCGGCAGCGCGGACTCGCAGGGAGCCTTCACGGCCAGCTTCAGCTCCACGACCGCCGGGAGCTACGAGGTCAAGGCCACAGTGAAGAAGTCGCCGTACGCCGATGGTAACGCGAACGTCACGATCAAGGTGATCACATAA
- a CDS encoding phage baseplate assembly protein V: MVTMPRYFIDIGQVTKVMPHKSNNDGANYHCDIMLRDSGNSLTNVPVASTRMGFACIPEVDDHVLVGFIRGNLYMPVILGTLYNDQAKPPLYLEGEAVYVCPEYKQKQSSDPKPEELKRIYMELPKHKMKLIVREEDVHYELLKYKFDLKKEEGIKLEVNEKTSLAISKDGDITITAKDTKISINKEGEIAIDSKQKVGIKTTAEVSLESSGGDMKLTANNITLKGNQSVSIEGTQAVEIKGTNAKMEAKAQLDIKGAMAKVEATGMMDVKASGVMNIKGSIVNIN, translated from the coding sequence ATGGTAACAATGCCAAGATACTTCATCGATATAGGCCAGGTCACGAAGGTAATGCCACATAAGAGTAACAATGACGGCGCCAATTACCACTGCGATATCATGCTCAGGGATAGCGGCAACAGCCTGACCAACGTGCCGGTGGCCTCGACGCGCATGGGTTTCGCATGCATTCCTGAAGTCGATGACCATGTGCTTGTGGGGTTCATCCGGGGCAACCTATACATGCCGGTCATCCTGGGCACCCTGTACAACGACCAGGCCAAGCCCCCGCTGTATCTCGAAGGCGAGGCCGTCTATGTCTGTCCCGAATATAAGCAGAAACAATCGAGCGATCCAAAGCCGGAGGAGCTTAAGCGCATATACATGGAGTTGCCGAAGCATAAAATGAAGCTCATCGTCCGGGAAGAGGACGTGCACTATGAGCTTCTGAAATACAAGTTCGACCTCAAGAAGGAAGAAGGCATAAAGCTGGAGGTCAACGAAAAGACGAGCCTGGCCATCAGCAAGGACGGCGACATCACGATCACCGCAAAGGATACTAAAATATCGATCAACAAGGAGGGCGAGATCGCCATCGACTCGAAGCAGAAGGTGGGCATCAAGACCACGGCGGAGGTCAGCCTGGAGTCGAGCGGCGGCGACATGAAGCTCACCGCGAACAACATCACCCTCAAGGGCAACCAGTCCGTCAGCATCGAAGGCACGCAGGCGGTCGAGATCAAGGGCACGAACGCCAAGATGGAAGCCAAAGCACAGCTCGATATCAAGGGAGCGATGGCCAAGGTGGAAGCGACCGGCATGATGGATGTCAAGGCCTCCGGTGTCATGAACATCAAGGGTTCTATCGTGAACATCAACTAG
- a CDS encoding PAAR domain-containing protein: MGMPAAKMGDKVMAVDTHIFLIPAPPGPPVPTPLPSPFNGTITGNCSTNVIIEKKPAATVGSTAMNMPPHMPQGGPFQVPPTNQGQIIMGSPTVMINGKPAARNGDTALTCNDPAPLPIGKIIAVGTVMIG; encoded by the coding sequence ATGGGCATGCCAGCAGCAAAGATGGGAGACAAAGTGATGGCCGTGGATACGCATATATTCCTGATCCCTGCGCCACCGGGGCCTCCGGTACCGACGCCCCTGCCGAGCCCGTTCAACGGCACGATCACAGGTAATTGCAGCACGAACGTGATAATAGAAAAGAAGCCGGCCGCAACGGTGGGCTCGACGGCGATGAACATGCCGCCCCACATGCCCCAGGGAGGGCCGTTCCAGGTGCCTCCCACGAACCAGGGACAGATCATCATGGGCAGCCCGACCGTCATGATCAACGGCAAGCCGGCGGCCCGTAACGGGGATACGGCCCTGACATGTAACGATCCGGCGCCGCTCCCGATCGGCAAGATAATCGCAGTGGGTACAGTAATGATAGGTTAG
- a CDS encoding GPW/gp25 family protein, translated as MPDSIYGSDIKLRMGQYAGFYGIGADLYVNRRGDVDIVSGRENLGQAIIHRLLTRQGELEELGYPEYGSNLHELIGSPNNLKTWNLVKLYVNQCLSQEVRVEKVESIDVMPHGSDPHAVVVEVAIVPIGSETPLGISFPYNLEVE; from the coding sequence ATGCCAGATAGCATATATGGAAGCGATATAAAGCTGAGGATGGGCCAGTATGCCGGATTCTACGGCATCGGCGCGGACCTCTACGTCAACCGCAGGGGCGACGTGGACATCGTGTCCGGAAGGGAGAACCTGGGCCAGGCGATCATACACCGCCTGTTGACCAGGCAGGGAGAGCTCGAGGAGCTGGGCTACCCGGAGTACGGCTCGAACCTGCACGAGCTGATCGGCAGCCCTAACAACCTGAAGACGTGGAACCTTGTGAAGCTCTACGTGAACCAGTGCCTCTCCCAGGAGGTCCGGGTCGAGAAGGTCGAGAGCATTGATGTCATGCCCCATGGCAGCGACCCTCATGCCGTCGTCGTCGAGGTCGCCATCGTGCCCATCGGAAGCGAAACCCCGCTCGGCATCTCGTTCCCTTATAATCTGGAGGTGGAATAG
- a CDS encoding baseplate J/gp47 family protein: MSYVPKAYRDIADAILSQIASGVVEQKFTYLPDGGVYTLSYPEEKTVVKVEGSLNGYPHVFTKDVDYLVSDHTLKWLQGSKPDGNTPFTVYHLAGTPVDITDVNPGSVVRTIIESIAVEMGFLYTQMEAVYESSFIDTATEQALDLVVAMLGVTRKPAEHATGDVTFGRSGEPKLLSVPNEAIVFDGKDAHALKNGMVKSVKSIEGQANGTAVQFAEGTDFRLESDRIVWLQPGKRPDKSSVFYVNYSYYEKIIIPKDSEVSTYSRNSENIRSFKTIREALLTKNSAGKWEIIVPVVATVPGRAGNVFSGSISMMPTAIPGVDYVVNKSDIMGGAEVEGDEELRDRAKRAMERAGKATTRALQLAVQAVEGVTGEVVVIDQPDGVPGIIQVIATGGDREEIENAIEETRSAGIRVELKRPVSVPLDVRLMVYTAAGAEIEAVRQGVDQAVRKYFASLEIGDDVIISRIIEAAVSVSGVKDVREVTINDKAENVRIKRDEKGDCRLLELFMEA; this comes from the coding sequence GTGTCATACGTGCCTAAGGCATACAGGGATATTGCGGACGCGATACTATCGCAGATCGCCAGCGGCGTCGTGGAGCAAAAGTTCACGTACCTGCCTGACGGGGGAGTATACACCCTGTCATATCCGGAAGAGAAAACGGTGGTCAAGGTCGAGGGCAGCCTGAACGGGTACCCCCACGTGTTCACGAAGGACGTGGACTATTTAGTGAGCGACCACACGCTGAAATGGCTCCAGGGCTCAAAGCCCGACGGCAACACCCCGTTCACGGTTTATCACCTGGCCGGGACACCGGTGGACATCACCGACGTCAACCCGGGCAGCGTCGTCCGGACCATCATCGAGTCGATCGCCGTCGAGATGGGCTTCCTGTACACCCAGATGGAAGCGGTCTACGAGTCGAGCTTCATCGATACCGCCACGGAACAGGCCCTCGACCTTGTCGTCGCCATGCTGGGCGTCACCAGGAAGCCGGCCGAGCATGCCACCGGGGACGTCACCTTCGGGAGGAGCGGCGAGCCCAAGCTGCTGAGCGTCCCGAACGAGGCCATCGTATTCGACGGCAAGGATGCCCACGCGCTCAAGAACGGCATGGTCAAGAGCGTTAAGTCCATCGAAGGCCAGGCTAATGGCACGGCGGTCCAGTTCGCCGAGGGCACGGACTTCAGGCTTGAGAGCGACCGGATCGTCTGGCTTCAGCCGGGTAAGCGTCCGGATAAAAGCTCGGTCTTTTACGTCAACTACAGCTATTACGAGAAGATCATCATACCAAAGGATAGCGAAGTATCCACCTACTCCAGGAACTCCGAGAACATACGGAGCTTTAAGACCATCCGCGAGGCCCTGCTGACGAAGAACTCGGCCGGCAAGTGGGAGATCATCGTGCCGGTCGTGGCGACGGTGCCGGGCAGGGCGGGGAACGTCTTTTCCGGAAGCATCAGCATGATGCCCACGGCCATACCCGGGGTCGACTACGTGGTCAACAAGAGCGACATCATGGGAGGCGCCGAGGTCGAGGGCGACGAGGAGCTGAGGGACAGGGCAAAGCGGGCCATGGAGCGGGCTGGCAAGGCGACCACGCGGGCGCTCCAGCTTGCCGTCCAGGCCGTCGAGGGCGTCACGGGCGAAGTCGTGGTGATCGACCAGCCCGACGGCGTGCCGGGCATCATCCAGGTCATCGCCACGGGTGGAGACCGGGAGGAGATCGAGAACGCCATCGAGGAGACCCGCTCGGCCGGGATACGCGTCGAGCTCAAGCGGCCCGTTTCCGTGCCGCTCGACGTCCGGCTCATGGTATACACGGCGGCAGGGGCCGAGATCGAGGCGGTCAGGCAGGGTGTCGACCAGGCCGTGCGTAAGTACTTCGCGTCCCTGGAGATCGGCGACGACGTCATTATAAGCCGCATCATCGAAGCGGCTGTGAGCGTTAGCGGAGTAAAGGACGTGCGCGAAGTGACGATCAACGATAAGGCGGAGAATGTCCGCATCAAGAGGGATGAGAAGGGCGACTGCAGGCTGCTGGAGCTCTTCATGGAGGCATGA
- a CDS encoding Calx-beta domain-containing protein: MRQIRLALFVLALALLPALISAEASGSALVYFNQTSESVGEGSTVGLTIIYDNPDAWIIGGLPVTIKMRATGGNATYGTNYTATLNGVPFNSDGSATYVFTPVYTYWHEIPVVFHASNSIANDVSQEFTLEVSGALYTYPGWPDRNTLHIDKLPTTQFQAVQESVNEGSSINVAVVRSGATYMPSSVDYTCMSNATRGGTFTVSPQPQTVNFAAGETVKYITVSTSVDGYFENDYNVTLQLSNPVGCRLVNTVKNNLTVTSSGSTPVVEFKETSESVDEGGSVNLTVTREGDISNTASKVELSMDILPGTGYYAVTGNNATQLNNNNYQITFQKGEKEKTITINADSNLAYDDTRVIKFTLEAVNGGKALIGTKGSNDLTINDRTALPEIEFVLSGEAVDEGNAIDITLCRTGATNIRSSVEFSYTVEGHSRDNFSVSPTNMVLFQPGQKTANITVTTRDDVICGNDYRLDFTLTNPVNATIGNSMNALAVSDTTPYPVVSFTAGIASVNEGNTVSLYLTRSGAKNVESRVVFQYDNTLSRNMYVSRFQADPALDSTSKCIITFAPNETGKTVNISVIEDNRTHDAQYAYFRLQPQDNVSIGSLDHVEVEVIDLSERVPEPYDVYFTESGFDANSGGLCEIIIERSAYDRESSIIFYRASGSAASPDDYSTTAGLPYTVHFAVKERFQKITVLVNSSAQGEKSVVFGLQKVSDDAVPGNPQTYTLSIHGLTPTPTPTPEPTPTPTPAPDVEQLYVNANLDTEQIVAGYEGKITITVTDGTRPVSGAKVSIDRTGGQIIMLNSTTDGNGVCYATFKSDNPGQHSLTITATATGYDPGTAMLAASVVNAIPGALTVNAMVKQQPVVIGSEAEVTVSVMDGGIPVPGASIKIETTSGSVTPSSGTTDSDGNMFAMFHSGDPGSYILTVTATASGHPASRVSYAVQVVGADERHLYAAMSVDPKSVSPNSKAEVTVTVTDGVMPVSNAQVSLVATGGTITPESGVTDSDGKFVAQYTAGSEGTYTLGVTAYSEGIGQASYSTFIKVKQGMFDMQILIYFIIAVIIIAIVLIILVTLIEKWREYDLRVVPKVGAIPADGMSRLPVRIEVFNGFGRPKKARSDTYVELESTAGRIESVTIPSGRNFADAVLTSSKEFGPVTIKAKIGDKANASVPVEFKLEGGSLAVTITPGMIIADSKSSASVNVRIRNSKGNYVVPLSDKVIELNTTLGDIVGSIVNMPARANSANATIVSNKEGGIAMVTATMGTLKGTGRVEFRSMSRQLCANCGQPIPGSLPVCPSCGAPAVSADDKKATASMN, translated from the coding sequence ATGCGCCAGATCAGGCTGGCGTTATTCGTCCTGGCGCTCGCTCTGCTGCCAGCGCTCATCTCCGCGGAGGCCAGCGGTTCAGCGCTAGTCTATTTTAACCAGACCTCCGAGAGCGTGGGCGAAGGCAGCACCGTCGGGCTCACTATCATTTATGATAACCCCGACGCCTGGATAATCGGAGGTTTGCCGGTGACCATTAAGATGAGGGCCACTGGAGGTAACGCGACCTACGGCACTAATTATACGGCGACGTTGAACGGCGTGCCGTTCAATTCCGACGGAAGCGCGACGTACGTCTTTACGCCCGTTTATACGTACTGGCATGAGATCCCGGTCGTGTTCCACGCGAGCAATTCGATCGCTAATGATGTGTCTCAGGAATTCACACTGGAAGTATCTGGTGCTTTATATACATATCCGGGATGGCCCGACCGGAACACGCTCCACATCGATAAGCTCCCTACGACCCAGTTCCAGGCCGTGCAGGAGAGCGTCAACGAGGGAAGCTCGATCAACGTCGCCGTCGTCCGGTCCGGGGCCACATACATGCCGAGCAGCGTCGATTACACGTGCATGAGCAACGCCACCAGGGGCGGCACTTTTACCGTTTCCCCGCAGCCGCAGACAGTCAACTTCGCGGCAGGCGAGACAGTCAAGTATATCACTGTCAGTACTTCTGTTGACGGCTATTTCGAAAACGATTATAATGTCACCCTTCAGCTTTCGAACCCTGTCGGCTGCAGGCTTGTGAATACGGTCAAGAATAACCTGACGGTGACCAGCAGCGGCTCGACGCCTGTCGTCGAGTTCAAGGAGACGAGCGAGAGCGTCGACGAGGGCGGCAGCGTCAACCTCACGGTCACCCGGGAAGGCGACATATCGAACACCGCCAGCAAGGTCGAGCTCAGCATGGACATCCTTCCGGGGACCGGCTACTACGCGGTCACCGGTAACAACGCCACCCAGCTTAACAATAATAATTACCAGATAACCTTCCAGAAGGGCGAGAAAGAGAAGACCATTACCATAAACGCGGACTCCAACCTTGCCTACGATGATACGCGGGTGATAAAATTTACCCTCGAGGCCGTGAACGGCGGCAAGGCGCTGATCGGAACGAAGGGCTCGAATGATCTGACGATCAACGATAGGACGGCGCTGCCGGAGATCGAGTTCGTGCTGTCGGGCGAGGCCGTCGACGAGGGGAACGCTATCGATATAACCCTGTGCAGGACCGGCGCCACGAACATCAGGAGCAGCGTGGAGTTCAGCTATACGGTCGAAGGCCACAGCAGGGATAACTTCTCGGTATCGCCGACGAACATGGTCCTGTTCCAGCCAGGGCAAAAGACGGCCAACATCACGGTCACGACCCGTGACGATGTCATCTGCGGCAATGATTATCGCCTGGACTTCACGCTCACAAACCCCGTTAATGCCACCATCGGCAATTCGATGAACGCCCTGGCCGTTTCCGATACGACCCCTTACCCCGTGGTCAGTTTCACGGCCGGCATCGCCAGCGTCAATGAAGGGAACACCGTCAGCCTTTATCTGACCCGGTCGGGCGCGAAGAACGTCGAGAGCAGGGTCGTATTCCAGTATGATAATACGCTGAGCAGGAACATGTACGTCTCAAGGTTCCAGGCTGACCCGGCGCTGGACAGCACGTCAAAATGTATTATAACGTTCGCCCCGAACGAGACCGGCAAGACAGTCAACATCAGCGTGATCGAGGATAACAGGACGCACGATGCCCAGTACGCATACTTCCGGCTCCAGCCGCAGGATAACGTCTCGATCGGTTCCTTAGACCACGTGGAAGTGGAGGTCATAGACCTATCGGAGCGCGTGCCTGAACCCTATGACGTCTATTTCACCGAGTCGGGCTTTGACGCCAATAGCGGTGGCTTATGCGAGATAATAATAGAGAGGTCGGCATACGACCGGGAGTCCAGCATTATTTTCTACCGGGCCAGCGGCAGCGCGGCCTCGCCCGATGACTACTCCACGACGGCCGGCCTTCCATACACGGTCCACTTCGCGGTCAAAGAAAGATTCCAGAAGATAACCGTGCTGGTCAACTCTTCGGCACAGGGCGAAAAGTCGGTCGTCTTCGGCCTTCAAAAGGTATCGGACGATGCAGTTCCGGGTAATCCACAGACCTATACGCTGTCCATCCATGGCCTGACCCCCACCCCAACGCCGACGCCCGAGCCCACGCCGACACCTACCCCGGCGCCCGACGTGGAACAGTTATACGTCAACGCGAACCTCGACACCGAGCAGATCGTCGCCGGATACGAAGGCAAGATCACCATCACCGTGACGGACGGGACCCGGCCGGTCAGCGGCGCAAAAGTGAGCATCGACCGCACCGGCGGCCAGATCATCATGCTCAACTCGACGACGGACGGCAACGGCGTCTGCTACGCCACGTTCAAGTCGGACAACCCAGGCCAGCACTCGCTGACAATCACGGCCACGGCCACGGGATATGACCCGGGCACCGCGATGCTGGCCGCCAGCGTAGTCAACGCCATACCCGGGGCGCTTACCGTGAACGCCATGGTCAAGCAGCAGCCCGTGGTCATCGGCTCGGAGGCAGAGGTCACCGTCAGCGTCATGGATGGCGGCATCCCCGTGCCGGGGGCCTCGATAAAGATCGAGACCACGAGCGGCTCTGTAACCCCGTCCTCGGGCACGACCGACAGCGACGGCAACATGTTCGCCATGTTCCACTCGGGAGACCCTGGCTCGTACATACTTACCGTGACGGCAACGGCTAGCGGTCACCCGGCGTCCAGGGTGAGCTACGCGGTACAGGTCGTGGGCGCCGATGAGAGGCACCTGTACGCCGCCATGAGCGTCGATCCCAAGTCGGTCAGCCCCAACTCGAAGGCCGAGGTCACGGTGACGGTCACGGACGGCGTCATGCCAGTGAGCAACGCGCAGGTCAGCCTCGTGGCAACGGGCGGCACTATCACCCCAGAGTCCGGCGTTACCGACAGCGACGGCAAGTTCGTCGCCCAGTACACAGCGGGCTCCGAGGGCACATATACGCTTGGAGTCACCGCCTATTCCGAGGGGATAGGCCAGGCGAGCTACAGCACCTTCATCAAGGTAAAACAGGGCATGTTCGACATGCAGATCCTGATCTACTTCATCATTGCGGTCATCATCATCGCCATCGTGCTCATCATCCTGGTGACCTTGATAGAGAAATGGAGGGAATACGACCTCAGGGTCGTCCCGAAGGTGGGCGCCATCCCCGCGGACGGCATGTCCAGGCTGCCCGTGCGTATCGAGGTCTTTAACGGCTTCGGCCGGCCGAAGAAGGCGCGGAGCGACACGTACGTCGAGCTCGAGTCCACTGCCGGCCGGATCGAGAGCGTCACCATACCCTCAGGCAGGAACTTCGCCGACGCGGTCCTGACGTCCTCCAAGGAGTTCGGCCCCGTCACCATAAAGGCTAAGATAGGCGATAAGGCCAATGCGTCCGTGCCCGTCGAGTTCAAGCTCGAGGGAGGCTCTCTGGCCGTAACCATCACCCCGGGCATGATCATCGCCGACAGCAAGTCGTCCGCCAGCGTCAACGTCCGCATACGGAACTCGAAGGGCAACTATGTCGTGCCCCTGTCCGACAAAGTGATCGAGCTTAACACGACCCTCGGCGACATCGTCGGCTCGATAGTCAACATGCCCGCGAGGGCTAACTCGGCGAACGCCACGATCGTCTCCAATAAAGAAGGAGGCATCGCGATGGTGACCGCGACCATGGGCACGCTAAAGGGTACCGGCCGCGTGGAGTTCCGGAGCATGTCCCGTCAGCTTTGTGCAAACTGTGGCCAGCCCATACCGGGCAGCCTGCCCGTATGCCCGTCGTGCGGTGCGCCTGCGGTTTCAGCGGATGATAAGAAGGCTACTGCGTCGATGAACTGA